A section of the Scleropages formosus chromosome 16, fSclFor1.1, whole genome shotgun sequence genome encodes:
- the cxxc4 gene encoding CXXC-type zinc finger protein 4: MSNINNALCIENGQGADVSLLQKDNLQESGLSQLLDYNAEMERYRSFANFYKTNGAFPQTAKIARITTPIFPSARIGVSPWNCDNAMLWGRKSAAVNPNRTGMHRNESQRPGKPGVPPETLQMANNNFLSPLSPEHCRPLAGECMNKLKCGGAEAEIMNLPERVGTFPAIPALGGISLPPGVIVMTALHSPAASAAVTDSAFQIANLADCPQNNSSASSGNPAKKKRKRCGVCAPCRRLINCGVCSSCRNRKTGHQICKFRKCEELKKKPGTSLERTPVNGGEAFRWFF; encoded by the exons ATGTCTAATATAAACAATGCTCTTTGCATCGAGAACGGACAGGGCGCAGATGTGTCTCTCTTACAGAAGGATAATCTTCAGGAAAGTGGATTAAGCCAGCTTTTGGATTATAATGCCGAAATGGAAAGGTACCGCTCTTTCGCGAACTTTTACAAAACGAACGGGGCGTTTCCGCAGACGGCCAAGATCGCCCGCATAACCACGCCGATTTTCCCCAGCGCCCGAATCGGCGTGTCCCCCTGGAACTGCGATAACGCCATGCTGTGGGGGAGGAAGTCGGCGGCAGTAAACCCTAATAGGACCGGCATGCATAGAAATGAGTCCCAGCGGCCCGGGAAACCTGGCGTGCCGCCAGAGACGTTGCAAATGGCAAATAATAATTTCCTCTCTCCCTTATCCCCCGAACACTGCAGACCTTTAGCAGGAGAATGCATGAACAAGCTGAAATGCGGCGGCGCCGAAGCAGAGATAATGAATCTCCCGGAACGCGTCGGAACTTTTCCCGCTATTCCGGCTTTAGGGGGCATCTCATTACCTCCCGGGGTCATCGTCATGACAGCCCTTCACTCCCCCGCAGCCTCGGCAGCCGTTACAGACAGTGCGTTTCAAATTGCCAATCTGGCAGACTGCCCACAGAATAATTCCTCGGCGTCCAGCGGCAACCCGgccaagaagaagaggaaaaggtGCGGGGTGTGTGCGCCCTGCAGGAGGCTCATCAACTGCGGGGTCTGCAGCAGCTGTCGGAACCGCAAGACGGGCCATCAGATCTGCAAGTTCAGGAAATGTGAGGAGCTGAAGAAAAAGCCGGGAACGTCGCTGGAG AGAACACCGGTGAACGGCGGTGAAGCCTTCAGGTGGTTCTTCTAG